A window of the Linepithema humile isolate Giens D197 chromosome 4, Lhum_UNIL_v1.0, whole genome shotgun sequence genome harbors these coding sequences:
- the LOC105672438 gene encoding myb-like protein X isoform X1 codes for MGKTPKKAAPGGDERNLYVRRLKATTAPSRASESSLPEKQREFESLNRPKQSGIQKKIPTGAGKSLKSKLRTPAKLGLNQATKQLKVSMKNPEAKTTNMQLGPEEEKAKLHAKEESSSNKAAETTEQSAVDKEHVSEQTSKERQVSTKIPEVESRTISQEKEEVSENINNEIKEVDEQEDNDIKLTFEIEQSSARNGGEELDDKRLKDDAKGKELPAVQDELKNGTNEKEEIQSETPQTDSESYSVDIVESTTCEVSETSESVSQSDTQKDKEKIDDNLNNDASFVSYDSSIMLKDVQIRLNDCLKDNSKLFDENAEVTPNHLKDMSFGKTLRNISGRHSIGRMRHITLRDRRISPNSSLFVNTSTASIPHDEGTGSKVLHYNSDLLSDSFPTNGSPLDRKRKIETENLGSVKKQKTEGESSLLSTSIGLLRGFRNIQVSTPKVTTYKFESKLDISGIKDDDNKITAETTESTKKWCVIM; via the exons ATGGGTAAGACGCCAAAGAAGGCGGCCCCTGGGGGCGATGAGAGGAATTTGTACGTTCGGAGGCTTAAGGCAACGACCGCGCCGTCGAGAGCTTCTGAATCTAGCTTGCCCGAGAAACAGCGCGAGTTCGAGAGTTTGAACAG GCCAAAACAAAGTggaatacagaaaaaaatccCAACTGGAGCAGGAAAGAGTTTAAAg AGTAAACTTCGTACTCCAGCAAAACTTGGACTGAATCAAGCCacaaaacaattaaaagtttcaatgAAAAATCCGGAAGCAAAAACTACAAACATGCAGTTGGGAccggaagaagaaaaagcCAAATTACATGCCAAGGAAGAGAGTAGTAGCAACAAAGCTGCTGAAACGACAGAACAATCTGCTGTTGATAAAGAACACGTTTCTGAACAAACATCAAAAGAACGTCAAGTTTCTACAAAAATTCCAGAAGTGGAGAGCAGAACTATTTCGCAAGAAAAAGAGGAAGtctcagaaaatattaacaatgaaaTCAAAGAAGTGGACGAGCAAGAAGATAACgacataaaattaacatttgaaATTGAACAAAGTTCTGCAAGAAATGGAGGCGAAGAATTGGACGACAAACGGTTAAAGGATGATGCCAAGGGAAAAGAATTACCTGCGGTGCAAGACGAACTGAAGAATGGtacaaatgaaaaagaagagaTACAAAGCGAAACACCACAAACAGACAGCGAAAGCTACTCGGTGGACATTGTTGAGTCTACAACATGTGAGGTATCCGAAACATCGGAATCCGTTAGTCAGAGCGACACGCAGAAGGATAAAGAGAAGATCGATGACAATTTAAACAATGATGCTTCATTCGTTTCTTATGATTCATCTATAATGCTAAAAGATGTACAAATCAGACTTAACGATTGTCTGAAAGACAATTCAAAGCTCTTTGATGAGAATGCGGAAGTTACACCGAATCATCTGAAAGACATGTCATTTGGAAAGACGCTGAGAAACATCTCCGGAAGACATTCGATCGGCAGAATGCGCCATATTACTTTGCGCGACAGAAGGATATCACCGAATAGTTCTCTCTTCGTGAACACATCGACCGCATCGATACCACATGATGAAGGGACGGGATCTAAGGTATTACATTACAATAGTGATTTACTATCTGATAGTTTCCCTACAAATGGTAGTCCACTGGATAGGAAGCGTAAGATAGAAACAGAAAATCTTGGTTCGGTGAAGAAGCAGAAAACTGAAGGAGAGAGCAGTTTGTTAAGTACATCCATAGGACTTTTGAGAGGCTTTCGTAACATACAGGTATCCACACCGAAAGTTACAACTTATAAGTTCGAATCTAAGTTAGACATTAGCGGAATAAAGGATGATGACAATAAAATAACGGCTGAAACAACTGAGAGTACAAAGAAATGGTGTGTCATCATGTAA
- the LOC105672438 gene encoding myb-like protein X isoform X2 — MKNPEAKTTNMQLGPEEEKAKLHAKEESSSNKAAETTEQSAVDKEHVSEQTSKERQVSTKIPEVESRTISQEKEEVSENINNEIKEVDEQEDNDIKLTFEIEQSSARNGGEELDDKRLKDDAKGKELPAVQDELKNGTNEKEEIQSETPQTDSESYSVDIVESTTCEVSETSESVSQSDTQKDKEKIDDNLNNDASFVSYDSSIMLKDVQIRLNDCLKDNSKLFDENAEVTPNHLKDMSFGKTLRNISGRHSIGRMRHITLRDRRISPNSSLFVNTSTASIPHDEGTGSKVLHYNSDLLSDSFPTNGSPLDRKRKIETENLGSVKKQKTEGESSLLSTSIGLLRGFRNIQVSTPKVTTYKFESKLDISGIKDDDNKITAETTESTKKWCVIM, encoded by the coding sequence atgAAAAATCCGGAAGCAAAAACTACAAACATGCAGTTGGGAccggaagaagaaaaagcCAAATTACATGCCAAGGAAGAGAGTAGTAGCAACAAAGCTGCTGAAACGACAGAACAATCTGCTGTTGATAAAGAACACGTTTCTGAACAAACATCAAAAGAACGTCAAGTTTCTACAAAAATTCCAGAAGTGGAGAGCAGAACTATTTCGCAAGAAAAAGAGGAAGtctcagaaaatattaacaatgaaaTCAAAGAAGTGGACGAGCAAGAAGATAACgacataaaattaacatttgaaATTGAACAAAGTTCTGCAAGAAATGGAGGCGAAGAATTGGACGACAAACGGTTAAAGGATGATGCCAAGGGAAAAGAATTACCTGCGGTGCAAGACGAACTGAAGAATGGtacaaatgaaaaagaagagaTACAAAGCGAAACACCACAAACAGACAGCGAAAGCTACTCGGTGGACATTGTTGAGTCTACAACATGTGAGGTATCCGAAACATCGGAATCCGTTAGTCAGAGCGACACGCAGAAGGATAAAGAGAAGATCGATGACAATTTAAACAATGATGCTTCATTCGTTTCTTATGATTCATCTATAATGCTAAAAGATGTACAAATCAGACTTAACGATTGTCTGAAAGACAATTCAAAGCTCTTTGATGAGAATGCGGAAGTTACACCGAATCATCTGAAAGACATGTCATTTGGAAAGACGCTGAGAAACATCTCCGGAAGACATTCGATCGGCAGAATGCGCCATATTACTTTGCGCGACAGAAGGATATCACCGAATAGTTCTCTCTTCGTGAACACATCGACCGCATCGATACCACATGATGAAGGGACGGGATCTAAGGTATTACATTACAATAGTGATTTACTATCTGATAGTTTCCCTACAAATGGTAGTCCACTGGATAGGAAGCGTAAGATAGAAACAGAAAATCTTGGTTCGGTGAAGAAGCAGAAAACTGAAGGAGAGAGCAGTTTGTTAAGTACATCCATAGGACTTTTGAGAGGCTTTCGTAACATACAGGTATCCACACCGAAAGTTACAACTTATAAGTTCGAATCTAAGTTAGACATTAGCGGAATAAAGGATGATGACAATAAAATAACGGCTGAAACAACTGAGAGTACAAAGAAATGGTGTGTCATCATGTAA
- the LOC105672448 gene encoding vesicular integral-membrane protein VIP36, which yields MIAISWLLLIVGVLESFAVEWNTKDYMKREHSLIRPYQGSGMTIPYWDFMGSTMVTNNYIRLTPDLQSKQGALWNSIPCHVRNWELQIQFKVHGKGSELFGDGFAIWYAKDRMQAGPVFGSQNYFQGLAVILDTYSNHNGAHNHKHPYVSAMINNGTLHYDHDRDGTHTQLAGCEVKFRNLEHDTHIAIRYERDVLTVSTDLANKAAWTQCLQVNEVKLPTGYYIGISATTGDLSDNHDILSIRLYELDLPDDPKEDRSQIVPSASFYDAPRERVEDQKKSGMSGILLFLVMLILALAIIACVVIGIIFYQKHQENSRKRFY from the exons ATGATTGCAATTTCGTGGCTGCTTTTGATCGTCGGCGTTTTGGAATCTTTCGCCGTAGAATGGAATACAAAGGATTATATGAAACGAGAACATTCTCTGATTAGGCCGTATCAAG GTTCAGGTATGACAATACCTTATTGGGATTTCATGGGAAGTACAATGgtaactaataattatatcaggTTAACACCTGATTTACAAAGTAAACAAGGTGCCTTATGGAATTCTATA CCATGCCATGTGCGGAATTGGGAATTGCAAATTCAGTTTAAAGTGCATGGAAAAGGATCAGAGTTATTTGGAGATGGTTTTGCTATTTGGTATGCCAAAGATAGAATGCAAGCAGGTCCAGTGTTTGGAAGTCAAAACTATTTCCAGGGATTAGCAGTAATACTTGACACATATAGCAATCATAATGGCGCACATAat CATAAACATCCTTATGTCTCAGCAATGATTAACAATGGAACTTTGCATTACGATCATGATCGTGATGGTACTCATACGCAGCTCGCAGGGTGTGAagttaaatttagaaatttagaaCATGATACACATATTGCTATCAGATATGAAAGAGATGTTTTAACAG TTTCCACGGATCTTGCCAACAAAGCAGCATGGACGCAATGCTTGCAAGTGAACGAAGTTAAACTTCCAACAGGATATTATATTGGAATTTCTGCAACCACGGGTGATTTGTCTGACAATCATGATATATTATCAATCCGATTGTACGAGTTAGACTTGCCAGATGAT ccTAAAGAAGACAGATCTCAAATAGTGCCATCAGCATCATTCTATGATGCACCAAGAG AACGCGTGGAGGATCAAAAAAAATCTGGCATGAGTGGCATATTGCTTTTCCTAGTCATGCTGATACTTGCACTCGCAATAATAGCGTGTGTTGTCATtggtattatattttatcagaaacATCAAGAAAATAGCAGAAAACGTTTTTACTAA
- the wfs1 gene encoding wolframin, translating to MMAGIVPLSGRSGRKQWTLHDGPKGSLRRLRSRMAEDGCPESQVILAKQLLEERCELEVDKEENAKLGVYWLTKASEQGNLEATDILRKCLATGRGITEHNYYDVKNCLDMTQDEKLARRAAREMFTSLSNGEDFITTEQLQRRVRSLSSPSTSNNLDYSNSSNNSSQKKLNNDDNDCFPKNGLPDDSPSIKDEDRVNDAHDWADHQGEKITEAALVSAATSYARGMLPIVSHALCMIDPIERTLDTIPLLQRSFIHPFASLKRLYSWLIDTLGHRGASIRKILFTSNLHILLLLLLYSLFGTESLILFIPIALYYLSFAVMVMATFQVLQRKREFNNFRVWSGLFLSYSGGNLNPEEAEYQFCRNNLKPYGHFFLALLLNLMIYPLIAHQWTPQSEFTVIAVTLTLITLYNFVWKDGSRFPDFLALFSFGVHVLAKYPYEMDMVVAQGWRFLDVRVPTFASYVVGNGIEFCLNFRAVFYFLIPAVFAKMAARDGWRGTYRTLIPHCVTLSWWQIAIFSSQGATWYGLIRGTLALVGMVLFLPIAGIASIILPIVAITKYLSENDMAMRITVTTVLGGMPFLASWYLRKTGASRFNWIITLVQIVFGVGAATFLSWPMIMEYKQESDVASYEIASTLTWDQYQNYCHQPAWEELSSKAQVQVQCAQLEGVPISWEGYVTNIKLKSVKNNIAAVLNKLPDNIKTILTCLYGEPYEESCNSRDDVRRKNCKHIASVQKRRSKCHFPAWDQYEFEITVKMKNGIWGSTTEIHLVADHSFTNFSLNIYPGDKIWFSGTLLNNGLEKEFLLGGAEPHVELEETGCLACNSVDLKTSYKRYRYRISISSIIRDLCLSVKTVLNFLLNPIVMFK from the exons ATGATGGCTGGTATTGTGCCGCTGTCCGGTAGATCCGGCAGAAAACAGTGGACGCTGCACG ATGGACCAAAAGGTTCTCTTAGACGATTACGTTCTCGAATGGCAGAAGATGGTTGTCCAGAATCTCAAGTGATTTTGGCTAAACAATTATTGGAGGAACGATGCG agcTTGAGGTTGACAAAGAGGAAAATGCAAAATTGGGCGTTTATTGGCTGACGAAAGCCTCGGAACAAGGAAACTTGGAGGCAACTGACATTCTTAGGAAATGCTTAGCTACAGGTCGCGGCATAACGGAACACAACTATTATGATGTGAAGAATTGTCTGGACATGACACAAGATGAGAAATTGGCTAGAAGAGCAGCGAGAGAGATGTTTACAAG CTTATCAAACGGTGAGGACTTTATCACTACAGAGCAACTGCAAAGACGTGTGAGGAGTTTGTCGTCTCCGTCGACAAGTAATAACCTCGACTACTCAAACTCTAGCAACAATTCTTCgcaaaaaaaactaaataacGACGATAACGATTGCTTCCCCAAAAACGGGCTTCCTGATGATTCTCCATCCATAAAGGATGAAGATCGAGTAAACGATGCTCATG ATTGGGCCGATCATCAAGGTGAGAAAATTACAGAAGCTGCTTTGGTCTCCGCAGCTACGAGTTACGCACGCGGGATGCTTCCAATAGTGTCGCACGCTCTTTGCATGATAGATCCTATTGAACGGACACTGGACACGATACCGCTGCTGCAAAGATCGTTCATTCATCCGTTTGCGTCATTGAAACGTCTCTACAGTTGGTTAATCGATACGCTTGGTCACAGAGGCGCGTCCATCAGAAAGATTCTCTTCACATCAAATCTACACATTCTattgttacttttattatattctttattcgGTACGGAAAGCCTAATACTTTTCATACCGATAGCTCTGTATTATCTGTCATTCGCTGTCATGGTGATGGCCACTTTCCAAGTGCTCCAGCGGAAACGCGAGTTTAACAACTTCCGTGTGTGGTCCGGTCTGTTTCTGAGTTATTCCGGTGGCAATTTGAATCCCGAAGAAGCGGAGTACCAATTCTGCCGCAACAATCTGAAGCCGTACGGACACTTCTTTCTCGCGTTGCTGCTAAACTTGATGATTTATCCTCTGATCGCTCACCAATGGACGCCGCAATCTGAATTTACCGTAATAGCGGTCACGCTGACTCTCATCACGCTCTACAATTTTGTATGGAAGGACGGCTCACGGTTTCCTGACTTTCTGGCTCTCTTCAGCTTTGGCGTGCACGTTCTCGCCAAGTATCCGTACGAGATGGATATGGTCGTGGCGCAGGGCTGGAGATTCTTAGACGTAAGAGTGCCGACGTTCGCGTCTTACGTTGTCGGCAACGGTATAGAGTTCTGTCTAAACTTCCGCGCGGTGTTTTATTTCCTGATACCAGCAGTCTTCGCAAAAATGGCTGCGAGGGACGGTTGGCGCGGCACGTATCGTACTCTGATACCCCACTGCGTTACTCTGAGTTGGTGGCAGATAGCAATCTTCAGTTCTCAAGGTGCCACGTGGTACGGCTTGATCAGAGGCACTCTCGCGCTGGTTGGTATGGTTCTATTTCTTCCAATTGCCGGTATAGCTTCGATCATTTTACCGATCGTGGCCATcactaaatatttatcagaaaatgacatGGCGATGAGAATAACTGTTACAACTGTACTTGGAGGAATGCCGTTTTTGGCCTCGTGGTATCTGAGGAAAACTGGAGCATCAAGATTTAATTGGATCATTACGCTTGTTCaa attgtCTTTGGCGTTGGCGCTGCGACATTCTTATCGTGGCCGATGATAATGGAGTATAAACAGGAATCCGACGTGGCATCGTATGAAATTGCGTCTACTTTAACATGGGATCAGTATCAAAATTACTGTCATCAACCTGCGTGGGAGGAATTGTCGTCGAAAGCGCAAGTGCAGGTGCAGTGTGCTCAGCTGGAAGGGGTACCAATTTCGTGGGAAGGCTAcgtgacaaatattaaattaaaatcagtaaaaaacaatattgcaGCTGTATTAAATAAGCTGCCTGACAATATTAAAACGATACTGACTTGCTTGTACGGAGAACCGTACGAGGAAAGCTGTAATTCTAGAGATGATGTACGTAGAAAGAACTGCAAGCATATTGCAAGTGTACAAAAGAGGAGAAGTAAATGTCACTTTCCGGCTTGGGATCAATATGAGTTTGAGATCACCGTTAAGATGAAAAACGGTATATGGGGAAGTACAACGGAGATACATCTCGTGGCGGACCATTCGTTCACTAATTTTAGTCTGAACATATATCCAGGCGACAAAATTTGGTTTTCCGGTACGCTTCTGAACAACGGCTTGGAGAAAGAATTCCTTCTCGGTGGCGCCGAGCCACACGTTGAGCTGGAAGAAACAGGATGTCTCGCGTGCAACTCCGTTGACCTGAAAACGTCTTACAAACGTTATAGGTATCGTATTAGTATAAGCTCTATCATCAGGGATCTTTGTCTCAGCGTAAAGACTGTACTAAACTTTTTGTTAAATCCGATTGTGATGTTCAAGTGA
- the Scgalpha gene encoding alpha-sarcoglycan isoform X2: MSHTLILTDVSCVIFAEKHHQRRHFNRMLFHSQHTIMYPSIILLSTMMATITAESILMTEVFVIPIRPEIFDWSADGHSDQFSYQPSLLNAPDLPSWIHYTYSKKDHHGFLYGVAPKDQKYFQLEIVGLNKHTYETRYKVLDMNVLERENLTKYEVHLKIDNLNVEDMFDHNRTEKLLDIFRKKLWKGAADLYVTFLASAIELGARLPLKPSEGEGVVVRLGSTVPFSQELNELQEEVKPLWKMPSCPRDFKRTSVEILFREAEFRLDWCSFRLLDEDQHSLKHKSPSANVVDLPSSGISEHTEWRWARSTKASIPTRSYFKEIATTIFVPVILLLVLGALLSTALCLHHEKMTDPESDEYFDELFNIFLIREQPVSEKREPTPMEGVGNNGIQMVQYAMSERGTLKSLSAQPPSPSESLSRSPRISGERCNPYVRPNPPPYTGPSNFASLRADF, from the exons atgagTCACACGCTGATTCTGACGGACGTATCGTGTGTGATTTTCGCTGAAAAGCACCATCAACGGAGACACTTTAATCGAATGCTGTTTCATT CACAGCACACGATCATGTATCCGAGCATAATACTATTGTCAACCATGATGGCCACCATCACTGCCGAAAGCATCTTAATGACTGAGGTCTTTGTCATTCCCATTAGACCTGAGATCTTTGATTGGAGTGCAGATG GGCACTCCGATCAATTTTCGTATCAACCATCGTTACTAAACGCCCCCGATCTTCCATCGTGGATACACTACACGTACAGCAAGAAGGATCATCATGGGTTTTTATACGGCGTCGCGCCCAAAgatcagaaatattttcag CTGGAGATTGTCGGGTTGAACAAGCACACTTACGAAACCCGCTACAAGGTGCTCGACATGAATGTACTCGAGAGGGAAAATCTGACGAAATACGAGGTGCATCTGAAGATCGACAACCTCAACGTGGAGGATATGTTCGATCACAATCGCACCGAGAAACTCCTCGATATATTTAG GAAGAAGTTGTGGAAAGGTGCTGCGGATCTGTACGTGACTTTCTTGGCATCTGCCATTGAGCTGGGAGCTCGTTTACCTCTCAAGCCTAGCGAAGGTGAAGG GGTCGTCGTCAGATTGGGCAGCACGGTGCCGTTCTCGCAGGAGCTGAACGAGCTGCAGGAGGAGGTAAAACCACTATGGAAAATGCCGTCGTGTCCCAGAGATTTTAAGAGGACCAGCGTGGAGATACTTTTCCGCGAGGCTGAGTTCAGATTAGATTGGTGCTCCTTTAGATTG CTCGACGAAGACCAGCACAGTCTGAAGCACAAGAGCCCCAGCGCGAACGTTGTGGATCTGCCTTCGTCGGGCATTTCCGAACACACCGAGTGGCGTTGGGCTCGTTCGACGAAAGCCAGCATACCTACGAGAAGCTACTTCAAGGAAATCGCCACCACGATTTTCGTACCGGTCATTCTGCTCCTCGTGCTGGGCGCCTTACTTAGCACCGCTCTCTGCCTGCATCACGAGAAAAT GACGGACCCGGAGTCAGACGAATATTTTGAcgaactttttaatattttccttaTCAGAGAACAACCCGTCAG CGAGAAACGGGAACCTACGCCAATGGAGGGAGTCGGAAACAACGGAATACAAATGGTGCAGTATGCTATGTCGGAGAGAGGTACTCTGAAATCGCTGTCAGCTCAACCGCCGAGCCCGAGTGAATCTCTATCGCGAAGCCCAAG GATCTCTGGCGAACGCTGTAATCCATACGTTCGTCCAAACCCGCCACCTTATACCGGACCGAGCAATTT TGCCAGTTTACGTGCTGATTTCTGA
- the Scgalpha gene encoding alpha-sarcoglycan isoform X4, translated as MYPSIILLSTMMATITAESILMTEVFVIPIRPEIFDWSADGHSDQFSYQPSLLNAPDLPSWIHYTYSKKDHHGFLYGVAPKDQKYFQLEIVGLNKHTYETRYKVLDMNVLERENLTKYEVHLKIDNLNVEDMFDHNRTEKLLDIFRKKLWKGAADLYVTFLASAIELGARLPLKPSEGEGVVVRLGSTVPFSQELNELQEEVKPLWKMPSCPRDFKRTSVEILFREAEFRLDWCSFRLLDEDQHSLKHKSPSANVVDLPSSGISEHTEWRWARSTKASIPTRSYFKEIATTIFVPVILLLVLGALLSTALCLHHEKMTDPESDEYFDELFNIFLIREQPVSEKREPTPMEGVGNNGIQMVQYAMSERGTLKSLSAQPPSPSESLSRSPRISGERCNPYVRPNPPPYTGPSNFASLRADF; from the exons ATGTATCCGAGCATAATACTATTGTCAACCATGATGGCCACCATCACTGCCGAAAGCATCTTAATGACTGAGGTCTTTGTCATTCCCATTAGACCTGAGATCTTTGATTGGAGTGCAGATG GGCACTCCGATCAATTTTCGTATCAACCATCGTTACTAAACGCCCCCGATCTTCCATCGTGGATACACTACACGTACAGCAAGAAGGATCATCATGGGTTTTTATACGGCGTCGCGCCCAAAgatcagaaatattttcag CTGGAGATTGTCGGGTTGAACAAGCACACTTACGAAACCCGCTACAAGGTGCTCGACATGAATGTACTCGAGAGGGAAAATCTGACGAAATACGAGGTGCATCTGAAGATCGACAACCTCAACGTGGAGGATATGTTCGATCACAATCGCACCGAGAAACTCCTCGATATATTTAG GAAGAAGTTGTGGAAAGGTGCTGCGGATCTGTACGTGACTTTCTTGGCATCTGCCATTGAGCTGGGAGCTCGTTTACCTCTCAAGCCTAGCGAAGGTGAAGG GGTCGTCGTCAGATTGGGCAGCACGGTGCCGTTCTCGCAGGAGCTGAACGAGCTGCAGGAGGAGGTAAAACCACTATGGAAAATGCCGTCGTGTCCCAGAGATTTTAAGAGGACCAGCGTGGAGATACTTTTCCGCGAGGCTGAGTTCAGATTAGATTGGTGCTCCTTTAGATTG CTCGACGAAGACCAGCACAGTCTGAAGCACAAGAGCCCCAGCGCGAACGTTGTGGATCTGCCTTCGTCGGGCATTTCCGAACACACCGAGTGGCGTTGGGCTCGTTCGACGAAAGCCAGCATACCTACGAGAAGCTACTTCAAGGAAATCGCCACCACGATTTTCGTACCGGTCATTCTGCTCCTCGTGCTGGGCGCCTTACTTAGCACCGCTCTCTGCCTGCATCACGAGAAAAT GACGGACCCGGAGTCAGACGAATATTTTGAcgaactttttaatattttccttaTCAGAGAACAACCCGTCAG CGAGAAACGGGAACCTACGCCAATGGAGGGAGTCGGAAACAACGGAATACAAATGGTGCAGTATGCTATGTCGGAGAGAGGTACTCTGAAATCGCTGTCAGCTCAACCGCCGAGCCCGAGTGAATCTCTATCGCGAAGCCCAAG GATCTCTGGCGAACGCTGTAATCCATACGTTCGTCCAAACCCGCCACCTTATACCGGACCGAGCAATTT TGCCAGTTTACGTGCTGATTTCTGA